From Oncorhynchus keta strain PuntledgeMale-10-30-2019 chromosome 25, Oket_V2, whole genome shotgun sequence, one genomic window encodes:
- the LOC118358454 gene encoding uncharacterized protein LOC118358454 isoform X2 gives MGSESGLWFSVRRGKGKIRKMTCNSSFWAHVFMTAYLLWVTGRVAQKVYFDCGAKVDVVDVQGLILSPGFPYNYSSGTHCVWQFFVPVGHQLILEIFDFDVFESHDPSAQYTAISNLKVEDAEADDGATFPSGGPGTDENMSMLAKDVPVTQAQGGRAKAPQSSFQHDKVKQVVVQEQSTKMEIAKVSNSAKRSTSDIASPHPPSHLLPRDQAAVNSITSPLLRGDPDLNPTPNPRAAAPDLAVVVDKATTPTSPPPTDNESVSSETQMVDACPHDVLYISDLLTFSSRFCGSNRPSSSQLVFGSSQEMVEVIMELITTTHWGRGFALLFHYHNRTEPDGDDPRHAYAPAGASKMGSLLAAMSGAAFFAMVLTSALCIIFRPKLCPKRANSCSSNNSEVQEGVQNSGADVRELQLVAPNQPSLEVPRTAGNDNNHSLSLTHTGSPVSVGGDMSEHAEVDLSSNGLTELDLGTDEVFIISSAPSTSSRLLFSAHTRERFLRHSDTGPGPVSDWPSLDPAASPTETCAAQDGSASCARPRPRAWSVRTFQDFLPPLHQLHKKWCSWNSTSPFTKLVDSAPSGFVSECRRDDSRKVFSDPQLEAQDDSNTSDSSMSNVSYPLTLPAQRQRRLNSTSNMRRSRFTGPCFGLLSGSSPSDSTKAPGGSLLQASPSQPSNSTSGQGQLEEVQGGKRRDFPAESDHVSVPVFAICEEEDRQPLILAEHLGHSSMLNGLSRGVYEAKGPAGGSLNPGPQSAANGPLLQRGRSEWRPWGSQASGGASPYPLPHPSGSHTATNTNESAFVHSTANQIQMPSLSQLTVPCSVTGNVTSDSPASSPCDRRADRQSMHSWVGPAKQ, from the exons GTCTACTTTGATTGTGGAGCGAAGGTGGATGTTGTGGATGTCCAAGGCCTCATCCTGTCTCCTGGGTTTCCCTATAACTATTCCTCAGGGACCCACTGTGTCTGGCAGTTCTTTGTGCCCGTCGGCCACCAGCTCATACTGGAGATATTTGACTTTGACGTGTTCGAGAGCCACGACCCCTCTGCCCAGTACACTGCCATCTCTAACTTGAAAGTGGAAGATGCTGAGGCTGACGATGGGGCAACGTTCCCGTCTGGCGGTCCGGGCACAGATGAAAACATGTCAATGCTGGCTAAAGACGTCCCCGTAACTCAGGCTCAGGGGGGCAGAGCGAAAGCCCCCCAGTCCTCCTTCCAACATGACAAGGTCAAGCAGGTGGTGGTGCAAGAGCAGTCCACCAAGATGGAGATCGCCAAAGTCTCCAACTCTGCTAAAAGGTCCACCTCTGATATTGCATCCCCACATCCCCCCTCACACCTCCTACCCAGGGACCAGGCAGCGGTGAACTcaatcacctctcctctcctcagaggCGACCCTGACCtgaaccctacccctaaccccagaGCAGCAGCCCCAGACCTGGCTGTGGTTGTAGACAAGGCCACCACTCCGACCTCTCCACCCCCCACGGACAATGAGTCAGTGAGCTCTGAGACCCAGATGGTGGACGCTTGCCCCCACGACGTCCTCTACATCTCAGACCTCCTCACTTTCTCCTCGCGCTTCTGCGGCTCCAACCGGCCCTCCAGCAGCCAGCTGGTGTTTGGCTCCAGCCAGGAGATGGTAGAGGTCATCATGGAGTTGATCACCACCACCCACTGGGGCCGCGGCTTCGCCCTGCTCTTTCACTACCACAACCGGACAGAACCGGATGGAGATGACCCCCGGCACGCCTACGCCCCTGCCGGGGCCAGCAAGATGGGCTCTCTGCTGGCTGCCATGAGCGGAGCAGCCTTCTTTGCCATGGTGCTCACCAGCGCTCTGTGTATTATTTTCAG ACCTAAACTATGTCCGAAAAGAGCCAACTCTTGCTCATCCAACAACTCTGAG GTGCAGGAGGGAGTGCAGAACTCTGGAGCTGACGTCCGTGAGCTGCAGCTGGTGGCTCCTAATCAGCCCAGCCTGGAGGTCCCTAGGACAGCAGGGAACGACAACAACCACTCCCtcagcctcacacacacag GTTCCCCGGTCAGTGTTGGTGGTGATATGTCTGAGCATGCTGAAGTGGACCTCTCATCCAATGGTCTCACGGAACTGGACTTGGGGACAGATGAGGTGTTTATCATTTCATCTGCGCCCAGTACGAGCAGCAGACTGCTGTTCTCGGCCCATACG CGGGAGAGGTTTCTGAGGCACAGTGACACCGGCCCAGGCCCTGTCAGTGACTGGCCCTCTCTAGACCCGGCTGCCTCGCCCACAGAGACCTGTGCTGCCCAGGAtggcagtgccagctgtgcccgACCCCGGCCGCGGGCCTGGAGCGTCCGCACCTTCCAGGACTTCCTCCCTCCACTGCACCAGTTACACAAGAAGTGGTGCAGTTGGAACTCCACCAGTCCCTTCACTAAGCTGGTGGACAGC GCCCCGTCAGGCTTTGTGTCAGAATGCCGTAGGGATGACAGCAGGAAAGTGTTCTCCGACCCCCAGTTGGAGGCCCAGGATGACAGTAACACCTCCGACTCCTCCATGAGTAACGTCTCGTATCCCCTCACCCTGCCCGCCCAGAGGCAGCGCCGCTTAAACTCCACTAGCAACATGCGGCGCTCTCGCTTCACCGGGCCCTGCTTCGGCCTGCTCTCTGGGTCCAGTCCCTCAGACAGCACCAAGGCCCCCGGGGGCTCCCTCCTCCAGGCCTCCCCGTCCCAACCCAGTAACAGTACCTCTGGGCAGGGGCAGCTGGAAGAGGTGCAGGGTGGGAAGCGCCGTGATTTCCCAGCAGAGAGCGACCACGTCAGTGTCCCGGTGTTTGCCATCTGTGAAGAGGAGGACCGGCAGCCCTTGATCCTGGCTGAGCACTTGGGGCATTCCTCCATGCTGAATGGACTGAGTCGGGGGGTGTACGAGGCAAAGGGCCCCGCCGGCGGAAGCCTCAACCCTGGCCCCCAGAGCGCAGCCAATGGCCCCCTCCTCCAGAGGGGAAGGTCAGAGTGGAGGCCATGGGGGAGTCAGGCCTCAGGAGGGGCCAGTCCttaccctctccctcacccctctggCTCACACACAGCCACCAATACTAACGAGTCCGCCTTCGTGCACAGCACAGCCAATCAGATCCAGATGCCTTCCCTCAGCCAATTAACAGTGCCATGCAGTGTGACAGGCAATGTGACCAGTGACAGCCCAGCATCCAGTCCATGTGACAGGAGAGCGGACAGACAAAGTATGCACTCTTGGGTTGGCCCAGCAAAGCAATAA
- the LOC118358454 gene encoding uncharacterized protein LOC118358454 isoform X1, with protein MGSESGLWFSVRRGKGKIRKMTCNSSFWAHVFMTAYLLWVTGRVAQKVYFDCGAKVDVVDVQGLILSPGFPYNYSSGTHCVWQFFVPVGHQLILEIFDFDVFESHDPSAQYTAISNLKVEDAEADDGATFPSGGPGTDENMSMLAKDVPVTQAQGGRAKAPQSSFQHDKVKQVVVQEQSTKMEIAKVSNSAKRSTSDIASPHPPSHLLPRDQAAVNSITSPLLRGDPDLNPTPNPRAAAPDLAVVVDKATTPTSPPPTDNESVSSETQMVDACPHDVLYISDLLTFSSRFCGSNRPSSSQLVFGSSQEMVEVIMELITTTHWGRGFALLFHYHNRTEPDGDDPRHAYAPAGASKMGSLLAAMSGAAFFAMVLTSALCIIFRPKLCPKRANSCSSNNSEVQEGVQNSGADVRELQLVAPNQPSLEVPRTAGNDNNHSLSLTHTGSPVSVGGDMSEHAEVDLSSNGLTELDLGTDEVFIISSAPSTSSRLLFSAHTQRERFLRHSDTGPGPVSDWPSLDPAASPTETCAAQDGSASCARPRPRAWSVRTFQDFLPPLHQLHKKWCSWNSTSPFTKLVDSAPSGFVSECRRDDSRKVFSDPQLEAQDDSNTSDSSMSNVSYPLTLPAQRQRRLNSTSNMRRSRFTGPCFGLLSGSSPSDSTKAPGGSLLQASPSQPSNSTSGQGQLEEVQGGKRRDFPAESDHVSVPVFAICEEEDRQPLILAEHLGHSSMLNGLSRGVYEAKGPAGGSLNPGPQSAANGPLLQRGRSEWRPWGSQASGGASPYPLPHPSGSHTATNTNESAFVHSTANQIQMPSLSQLTVPCSVTGNVTSDSPASSPCDRRADRQSMHSWVGPAKQ; from the exons GTCTACTTTGATTGTGGAGCGAAGGTGGATGTTGTGGATGTCCAAGGCCTCATCCTGTCTCCTGGGTTTCCCTATAACTATTCCTCAGGGACCCACTGTGTCTGGCAGTTCTTTGTGCCCGTCGGCCACCAGCTCATACTGGAGATATTTGACTTTGACGTGTTCGAGAGCCACGACCCCTCTGCCCAGTACACTGCCATCTCTAACTTGAAAGTGGAAGATGCTGAGGCTGACGATGGGGCAACGTTCCCGTCTGGCGGTCCGGGCACAGATGAAAACATGTCAATGCTGGCTAAAGACGTCCCCGTAACTCAGGCTCAGGGGGGCAGAGCGAAAGCCCCCCAGTCCTCCTTCCAACATGACAAGGTCAAGCAGGTGGTGGTGCAAGAGCAGTCCACCAAGATGGAGATCGCCAAAGTCTCCAACTCTGCTAAAAGGTCCACCTCTGATATTGCATCCCCACATCCCCCCTCACACCTCCTACCCAGGGACCAGGCAGCGGTGAACTcaatcacctctcctctcctcagaggCGACCCTGACCtgaaccctacccctaaccccagaGCAGCAGCCCCAGACCTGGCTGTGGTTGTAGACAAGGCCACCACTCCGACCTCTCCACCCCCCACGGACAATGAGTCAGTGAGCTCTGAGACCCAGATGGTGGACGCTTGCCCCCACGACGTCCTCTACATCTCAGACCTCCTCACTTTCTCCTCGCGCTTCTGCGGCTCCAACCGGCCCTCCAGCAGCCAGCTGGTGTTTGGCTCCAGCCAGGAGATGGTAGAGGTCATCATGGAGTTGATCACCACCACCCACTGGGGCCGCGGCTTCGCCCTGCTCTTTCACTACCACAACCGGACAGAACCGGATGGAGATGACCCCCGGCACGCCTACGCCCCTGCCGGGGCCAGCAAGATGGGCTCTCTGCTGGCTGCCATGAGCGGAGCAGCCTTCTTTGCCATGGTGCTCACCAGCGCTCTGTGTATTATTTTCAG ACCTAAACTATGTCCGAAAAGAGCCAACTCTTGCTCATCCAACAACTCTGAG GTGCAGGAGGGAGTGCAGAACTCTGGAGCTGACGTCCGTGAGCTGCAGCTGGTGGCTCCTAATCAGCCCAGCCTGGAGGTCCCTAGGACAGCAGGGAACGACAACAACCACTCCCtcagcctcacacacacag GTTCCCCGGTCAGTGTTGGTGGTGATATGTCTGAGCATGCTGAAGTGGACCTCTCATCCAATGGTCTCACGGAACTGGACTTGGGGACAGATGAGGTGTTTATCATTTCATCTGCGCCCAGTACGAGCAGCAGACTGCTGTTCTCGGCCCATACG CAGCGGGAGAGGTTTCTGAGGCACAGTGACACCGGCCCAGGCCCTGTCAGTGACTGGCCCTCTCTAGACCCGGCTGCCTCGCCCACAGAGACCTGTGCTGCCCAGGAtggcagtgccagctgtgcccgACCCCGGCCGCGGGCCTGGAGCGTCCGCACCTTCCAGGACTTCCTCCCTCCACTGCACCAGTTACACAAGAAGTGGTGCAGTTGGAACTCCACCAGTCCCTTCACTAAGCTGGTGGACAGC GCCCCGTCAGGCTTTGTGTCAGAATGCCGTAGGGATGACAGCAGGAAAGTGTTCTCCGACCCCCAGTTGGAGGCCCAGGATGACAGTAACACCTCCGACTCCTCCATGAGTAACGTCTCGTATCCCCTCACCCTGCCCGCCCAGAGGCAGCGCCGCTTAAACTCCACTAGCAACATGCGGCGCTCTCGCTTCACCGGGCCCTGCTTCGGCCTGCTCTCTGGGTCCAGTCCCTCAGACAGCACCAAGGCCCCCGGGGGCTCCCTCCTCCAGGCCTCCCCGTCCCAACCCAGTAACAGTACCTCTGGGCAGGGGCAGCTGGAAGAGGTGCAGGGTGGGAAGCGCCGTGATTTCCCAGCAGAGAGCGACCACGTCAGTGTCCCGGTGTTTGCCATCTGTGAAGAGGAGGACCGGCAGCCCTTGATCCTGGCTGAGCACTTGGGGCATTCCTCCATGCTGAATGGACTGAGTCGGGGGGTGTACGAGGCAAAGGGCCCCGCCGGCGGAAGCCTCAACCCTGGCCCCCAGAGCGCAGCCAATGGCCCCCTCCTCCAGAGGGGAAGGTCAGAGTGGAGGCCATGGGGGAGTCAGGCCTCAGGAGGGGCCAGTCCttaccctctccctcacccctctggCTCACACACAGCCACCAATACTAACGAGTCCGCCTTCGTGCACAGCACAGCCAATCAGATCCAGATGCCTTCCCTCAGCCAATTAACAGTGCCATGCAGTGTGACAGGCAATGTGACCAGTGACAGCCCAGCATCCAGTCCATGTGACAGGAGAGCGGACAGACAAAGTATGCACTCTTGGGTTGGCCCAGCAAAGCAATAA